The proteins below come from a single Methanobacterium formicicum genomic window:
- a CDS encoding 50S ribosomal protein L30e, which yields MDVERGIRVAVDTGNVTLGSSKTIQALKLGKGKLVIIAENCPKEVAEDVTQYSQLSKIPVYTFQGTSVDLGSVCGKPFTVAAMMVNDPGDSTILEIVG from the coding sequence ATGGACGTAGAAAGAGGAATTCGAGTTGCAGTAGATACAGGTAATGTCACACTGGGATCCAGTAAAACAATCCAGGCCTTAAAGCTTGGAAAAGGAAAACTGGTCATCATCGCAGAAAATTGCCCAAAAGAGGTAGCTGAAGATGTGACACAGTACTCCCAATTATCCAAAATCCCAGTTTACACCTTCCAGGGCACTAGTGTGGACTTAGGATCAGTGTGTGGGAAACCATTCACCGTGGCCGCCATGATGGTCAATGATCCTGGAGATTCCACCATACTGGAAATAGTGGGGTAA